The Salmo salar chromosome ssa06, Ssal_v3.1, whole genome shotgun sequence genome window below encodes:
- the LOC106607505 gene encoding MBT domain-containing protein 1 isoform X1 — MENARDSAERTVRSERKRRDSFGMFDGYDSCSEDSSSSSSSEDSDEEVPSLPASLPIIKTNGQVYTYPDGKAGMATCEMCGMVGVRDAFYSKTKRFCSVSCSRSYSSNSKKASILARLQGKPPTKKAKVLQKQPLMAKLAAYAQYQANQQNQVKSKTVIPVKGFDWGRYIGTGDINGAPVGCFKHVPMGTSWGDLAEGVRVEVPNTDSGLPMKVYWIAGVIKLAGFKALLRYEGFDGDSGRDFWCNICVPDIHPVGWCAAGGKPLVPPKSIQHKCTNWKAFLVKCLTGAKTLPIDFSTKVQQSMQFPFKKLMRVEVVDKTHLCRTRVALVEQVIGGRLRLVYEECEDGSDDFWCHMYSPLIHSIGWSRGIGHRFKRSDVSKKLDGQVDAPGQLFAKVKDVDQSGEWFKDGMKLEAIDPLNLSAICVATVRKVLADGYLMIGIDGSEAADGSDWFCYHSTSPSIFPAGFCEINTIELTPPRGYTKLPFRWFDYLRETGSVAAPVKLFNKEVPNHGFRPGMKLEAVDLMEPRLVCVATVTRIVHRLLRIHFDGWEDEYDQWVDCESPDLYPVGWCQLTGYQLQPPAVLASREFPPSVTKQKKKSQQYKGQKKKRKIPIGKRPVSLSGVVLSGVPQRNLSGDENMTPPDYSSPPTPASAPGTAQPSSAAQELSPNGKPGVTLQLKEEVQEADEFTFPQGTASDLESNGSGGSYYIKQET; from the exons ATGGAAAACGCAAGAGATTCG gcTGAACGGACTGTTCGTTCAGAAAGGAAGAGGCGGGACTCGTTTGGGATGTTCGATGGCTATGACAGCTGCAGTGAGGATTCCAGCAGTAGCTCGAGCTCAGAGGACAGTGATGAAGAGGTGCCCTCCCTCCCTGCCAGCCTGCCCATCATCAAGACCAACGGCCAGGTCTACACCTACCCCGATGGGAAGGCAGGAATGG CCACCTGTGAGATGTGTGGGATGGTTGGAGTGAGAGATGCTTTCTACTCCAAAACCAAGCGCTTCTGCAGTGTATCCTGTTCAAGGAGTTACTCATCCAACTCTAAAAAAGCCAGCATACTGGCCAGACTGCAG gGTAAACCACCAACGAAAAAGGCTAAAGTATTACAGAAGCAGCCTCTCATGGCGAAGTTGGCTGCCTATGCCCAGTACCAAGCCAACCAACAGAATCAAGTCAAGTCAAAAACAG TGATTCCTGTGAAAGGCTTTGATTGGGGACGCTACATAGGCACCGGCGACATTAACGGGGCACCCGTCGGCTGTTTCAAACAT GTTCCCATGGGAACTTCTTGGGGTGACCTTGCAGAAGGGGTGAGGGTAGAGGTGCCCAATACAGACAGCGGCCTGCCAATGAAAGTGTACTGGATAGCAGGAGTTATCAAATTAGCAG GCTTTAAGGCACTGCTACGGTACGAGgggtttgatggtgactctggcAGGGATTTCTGGTGTAACATCTGTGTCCCTGACATCCACCCGGTGGGGTGGTGTGCAGCAGGAGGAAAGCCTCTGGTTCCTCCCAAGT CCATTCAGCACAAGTGCACCAACTGGAAAGCGTTTCTTGTGAAATGCCTAACAGGAGCAAAGACTCTACCTATTGATTTCTCCACCAAG GTGCAGCAGAGCATGCAGTTCCCCTTTAAGAAACTGATGCGTGTGGAGGTGGTGGATAAGACTCATCTGTGCCGGACGCGGGTGGCCCTGGTAGAGCAGGTGATCGGAGGTCGGCTTCGGCTCGTCTACGAGGAGTGCGAGGACGGCTCGGACGACTTCTGGTGCCACATGTACAGCCCACTGATACACAGCATCGGCTGGTCCCGCGGCATTGGACACCGCTTCAAGAGATCTG ATGTTTCAAAGAAACTTGATGGCCAAGTAGATGCCCCAGGACAGCTTTTTGCGAAA GTGAAGGATGTTGACCAGAGTGGGGAGTGGTTTAAAGATGGCATGAAGCTGGAGGCTATTGACCCTCTGAATCTATCAGCTATTTGTGTTGCTACTGTCAGAAAG GTCTTGGCGGATGGATACCTCATGATCGGAATTGATGGTTCCGAGGCGGCTgatggttctgactggttctgctatcactccacctctccctctatctttcctGCTGGATTCTGTGAAATCAACACAATTGAACTCACCCCTCCACGTG GGTACACAAAACTCCCATTCAGATGGTTTGACTACCTCAGGGAAACGGGTTCAGTGGCAGCTCCGGTGAAGCTCTTTAACAAG GAAGTTCCAAACCATGGGTTCCGCCCTGGCATGAAGCTGGAGGCTGTGGACCTGATGGAGCCCCGGCTGGTGTGTGTTGCCACAGTGACACGTATTGTACATAGACTGCTGCGCATCCATTTTGACGGCTGGGAGGACGAGTATGATCAGTGGGTGGACTGTGAATCACCTGACCTCTACCCTGTGGGCTGGTGTCAGCTGACTGGCTACCAGCTACAGCCACCAGCTGTGCTCG CGTCTAGAGAGTTCCCTCCGAGTGTGACAAAGCAGAAGAAGAAATCCCAGCAGTACAAAGGCCAAAAGAAAA AGAGGAAGATCCCCATTGGTAAGAGACCAGTGAGTTTGTCGGGGGTGGTATTGAGTGGAGTGCCCCAGAGGAACCTTTCTGGAGACGAGAACATGACCCCGCCAGACTACTCATCTCCTCCCACGCCAGCATCTGCCCCTGGGACTGCACAGCCTTCCTCGGCAGCCCAGGAACTCAGCCCCAATGGAAAGCCAG GGGTGACGCTGCAGCTGAAGGAGGAGGTTCAGGAGGCAGACGAGTTCACCTTCCCGCAGGGCACAGCCTCCGACCTGGAGAGCAACGGCTCCGGCGGAAGCTACTACATCAAGCAGGAGACCTGA
- the LOC106607505 gene encoding MBT domain-containing protein 1 isoform X2 — MAERTVRSERKRRDSFGMFDGYDSCSEDSSSSSSSEDSDEEVPSLPASLPIIKTNGQVYTYPDGKAGMATCEMCGMVGVRDAFYSKTKRFCSVSCSRSYSSNSKKASILARLQGKPPTKKAKVLQKQPLMAKLAAYAQYQANQQNQVKSKTVIPVKGFDWGRYIGTGDINGAPVGCFKHVPMGTSWGDLAEGVRVEVPNTDSGLPMKVYWIAGVIKLAGFKALLRYEGFDGDSGRDFWCNICVPDIHPVGWCAAGGKPLVPPKSIQHKCTNWKAFLVKCLTGAKTLPIDFSTKVQQSMQFPFKKLMRVEVVDKTHLCRTRVALVEQVIGGRLRLVYEECEDGSDDFWCHMYSPLIHSIGWSRGIGHRFKRSDVSKKLDGQVDAPGQLFAKVKDVDQSGEWFKDGMKLEAIDPLNLSAICVATVRKVLADGYLMIGIDGSEAADGSDWFCYHSTSPSIFPAGFCEINTIELTPPRGYTKLPFRWFDYLRETGSVAAPVKLFNKEVPNHGFRPGMKLEAVDLMEPRLVCVATVTRIVHRLLRIHFDGWEDEYDQWVDCESPDLYPVGWCQLTGYQLQPPAVLASREFPPSVTKQKKKSQQYKGQKKKRKIPIGKRPVSLSGVVLSGVPQRNLSGDENMTPPDYSSPPTPASAPGTAQPSSAAQELSPNGKPGVTLQLKEEVQEADEFTFPQGTASDLESNGSGGSYYIKQET, encoded by the exons ATG gcTGAACGGACTGTTCGTTCAGAAAGGAAGAGGCGGGACTCGTTTGGGATGTTCGATGGCTATGACAGCTGCAGTGAGGATTCCAGCAGTAGCTCGAGCTCAGAGGACAGTGATGAAGAGGTGCCCTCCCTCCCTGCCAGCCTGCCCATCATCAAGACCAACGGCCAGGTCTACACCTACCCCGATGGGAAGGCAGGAATGG CCACCTGTGAGATGTGTGGGATGGTTGGAGTGAGAGATGCTTTCTACTCCAAAACCAAGCGCTTCTGCAGTGTATCCTGTTCAAGGAGTTACTCATCCAACTCTAAAAAAGCCAGCATACTGGCCAGACTGCAG gGTAAACCACCAACGAAAAAGGCTAAAGTATTACAGAAGCAGCCTCTCATGGCGAAGTTGGCTGCCTATGCCCAGTACCAAGCCAACCAACAGAATCAAGTCAAGTCAAAAACAG TGATTCCTGTGAAAGGCTTTGATTGGGGACGCTACATAGGCACCGGCGACATTAACGGGGCACCCGTCGGCTGTTTCAAACAT GTTCCCATGGGAACTTCTTGGGGTGACCTTGCAGAAGGGGTGAGGGTAGAGGTGCCCAATACAGACAGCGGCCTGCCAATGAAAGTGTACTGGATAGCAGGAGTTATCAAATTAGCAG GCTTTAAGGCACTGCTACGGTACGAGgggtttgatggtgactctggcAGGGATTTCTGGTGTAACATCTGTGTCCCTGACATCCACCCGGTGGGGTGGTGTGCAGCAGGAGGAAAGCCTCTGGTTCCTCCCAAGT CCATTCAGCACAAGTGCACCAACTGGAAAGCGTTTCTTGTGAAATGCCTAACAGGAGCAAAGACTCTACCTATTGATTTCTCCACCAAG GTGCAGCAGAGCATGCAGTTCCCCTTTAAGAAACTGATGCGTGTGGAGGTGGTGGATAAGACTCATCTGTGCCGGACGCGGGTGGCCCTGGTAGAGCAGGTGATCGGAGGTCGGCTTCGGCTCGTCTACGAGGAGTGCGAGGACGGCTCGGACGACTTCTGGTGCCACATGTACAGCCCACTGATACACAGCATCGGCTGGTCCCGCGGCATTGGACACCGCTTCAAGAGATCTG ATGTTTCAAAGAAACTTGATGGCCAAGTAGATGCCCCAGGACAGCTTTTTGCGAAA GTGAAGGATGTTGACCAGAGTGGGGAGTGGTTTAAAGATGGCATGAAGCTGGAGGCTATTGACCCTCTGAATCTATCAGCTATTTGTGTTGCTACTGTCAGAAAG GTCTTGGCGGATGGATACCTCATGATCGGAATTGATGGTTCCGAGGCGGCTgatggttctgactggttctgctatcactccacctctccctctatctttcctGCTGGATTCTGTGAAATCAACACAATTGAACTCACCCCTCCACGTG GGTACACAAAACTCCCATTCAGATGGTTTGACTACCTCAGGGAAACGGGTTCAGTGGCAGCTCCGGTGAAGCTCTTTAACAAG GAAGTTCCAAACCATGGGTTCCGCCCTGGCATGAAGCTGGAGGCTGTGGACCTGATGGAGCCCCGGCTGGTGTGTGTTGCCACAGTGACACGTATTGTACATAGACTGCTGCGCATCCATTTTGACGGCTGGGAGGACGAGTATGATCAGTGGGTGGACTGTGAATCACCTGACCTCTACCCTGTGGGCTGGTGTCAGCTGACTGGCTACCAGCTACAGCCACCAGCTGTGCTCG CGTCTAGAGAGTTCCCTCCGAGTGTGACAAAGCAGAAGAAGAAATCCCAGCAGTACAAAGGCCAAAAGAAAA AGAGGAAGATCCCCATTGGTAAGAGACCAGTGAGTTTGTCGGGGGTGGTATTGAGTGGAGTGCCCCAGAGGAACCTTTCTGGAGACGAGAACATGACCCCGCCAGACTACTCATCTCCTCCCACGCCAGCATCTGCCCCTGGGACTGCACAGCCTTCCTCGGCAGCCCAGGAACTCAGCCCCAATGGAAAGCCAG GGGTGACGCTGCAGCTGAAGGAGGAGGTTCAGGAGGCAGACGAGTTCACCTTCCCGCAGGGCACAGCCTCCGACCTGGAGAGCAACGGCTCCGGCGGAAGCTACTACATCAAGCAGGAGACCTGA
- the LOC106607505 gene encoding MBT domain-containing protein 1 isoform X3, producing MENARDSAERTVRSERKRRDSFGMFDGYDSCSEDSSSSSSSEDSDEEVPSLPASLPIIKTNGQVYTYPDGKAGMATCEMCGMVGVRDAFYSKTKRFCSVSCSRSYSSNSKKASILARLQGKPPTKKAKVLQKQPLMAKLAAYAQYQANQQNQVKSKTVIPVKGFDWGRYIGTGDINGAPVGCFKHVPMGTSWGDLAEGVRVEVPNTDSGLPMKVYWIAGVIKLAGFKALLRYEGFDGDSGRDFWCNICVPDIHPVGWCAAGGKPLVPPKSIQHKCTNWKAFLVKCLTGAKTLPIDFSTKVQQSMQFPFKKLMRVEVVDKTHLCRTRVALVEQVIGGRLRLVYEECEDGSDDFWCHMYSPLIHSIGWSRGIGHRFKRSDVSKKLDGQVDAPGQLFAKVKDVDQSGEWFKDGMKLEAIDPLNLSAICVATVRKVLADGYLMIGIDGSEAADGSDWFCYHSTSPSIFPAGFCEINTIELTPPRGYTKLPFRWFDYLRETGSVAAPVKLFNKEVPNHGFRPGMKLEAVDLMEPRLVCVATVTRIVHRLLRIHFDGWEDEYDQWVDCESPDLYPVGWCQLTGYQLQPPAVLASREFPPSVTKQKKKSQQYKGQKKRQSCTRHGSSRFLLCGHLYSHQNRALKPSQNSPTPDTFLYQCEAVIRGLDLRLKKILQCLQ from the exons ATGGAAAACGCAAGAGATTCG gcTGAACGGACTGTTCGTTCAGAAAGGAAGAGGCGGGACTCGTTTGGGATGTTCGATGGCTATGACAGCTGCAGTGAGGATTCCAGCAGTAGCTCGAGCTCAGAGGACAGTGATGAAGAGGTGCCCTCCCTCCCTGCCAGCCTGCCCATCATCAAGACCAACGGCCAGGTCTACACCTACCCCGATGGGAAGGCAGGAATGG CCACCTGTGAGATGTGTGGGATGGTTGGAGTGAGAGATGCTTTCTACTCCAAAACCAAGCGCTTCTGCAGTGTATCCTGTTCAAGGAGTTACTCATCCAACTCTAAAAAAGCCAGCATACTGGCCAGACTGCAG gGTAAACCACCAACGAAAAAGGCTAAAGTATTACAGAAGCAGCCTCTCATGGCGAAGTTGGCTGCCTATGCCCAGTACCAAGCCAACCAACAGAATCAAGTCAAGTCAAAAACAG TGATTCCTGTGAAAGGCTTTGATTGGGGACGCTACATAGGCACCGGCGACATTAACGGGGCACCCGTCGGCTGTTTCAAACAT GTTCCCATGGGAACTTCTTGGGGTGACCTTGCAGAAGGGGTGAGGGTAGAGGTGCCCAATACAGACAGCGGCCTGCCAATGAAAGTGTACTGGATAGCAGGAGTTATCAAATTAGCAG GCTTTAAGGCACTGCTACGGTACGAGgggtttgatggtgactctggcAGGGATTTCTGGTGTAACATCTGTGTCCCTGACATCCACCCGGTGGGGTGGTGTGCAGCAGGAGGAAAGCCTCTGGTTCCTCCCAAGT CCATTCAGCACAAGTGCACCAACTGGAAAGCGTTTCTTGTGAAATGCCTAACAGGAGCAAAGACTCTACCTATTGATTTCTCCACCAAG GTGCAGCAGAGCATGCAGTTCCCCTTTAAGAAACTGATGCGTGTGGAGGTGGTGGATAAGACTCATCTGTGCCGGACGCGGGTGGCCCTGGTAGAGCAGGTGATCGGAGGTCGGCTTCGGCTCGTCTACGAGGAGTGCGAGGACGGCTCGGACGACTTCTGGTGCCACATGTACAGCCCACTGATACACAGCATCGGCTGGTCCCGCGGCATTGGACACCGCTTCAAGAGATCTG ATGTTTCAAAGAAACTTGATGGCCAAGTAGATGCCCCAGGACAGCTTTTTGCGAAA GTGAAGGATGTTGACCAGAGTGGGGAGTGGTTTAAAGATGGCATGAAGCTGGAGGCTATTGACCCTCTGAATCTATCAGCTATTTGTGTTGCTACTGTCAGAAAG GTCTTGGCGGATGGATACCTCATGATCGGAATTGATGGTTCCGAGGCGGCTgatggttctgactggttctgctatcactccacctctccctctatctttcctGCTGGATTCTGTGAAATCAACACAATTGAACTCACCCCTCCACGTG GGTACACAAAACTCCCATTCAGATGGTTTGACTACCTCAGGGAAACGGGTTCAGTGGCAGCTCCGGTGAAGCTCTTTAACAAG GAAGTTCCAAACCATGGGTTCCGCCCTGGCATGAAGCTGGAGGCTGTGGACCTGATGGAGCCCCGGCTGGTGTGTGTTGCCACAGTGACACGTATTGTACATAGACTGCTGCGCATCCATTTTGACGGCTGGGAGGACGAGTATGATCAGTGGGTGGACTGTGAATCACCTGACCTCTACCCTGTGGGCTGGTGTCAGCTGACTGGCTACCAGCTACAGCCACCAGCTGTGCTCG CGTCTAGAGAGTTCCCTCCGAGTGTGACAAAGCAGAAGAAGAAATCCCAGCAGTACAAAGGCCAAAAGAAAA GGCAAAGCTGCACTCGCCACGGCTCTTCACGATTCTTACTCTGCGGGCATCTCTATTCACACCAAAACAGAGCATTGAAACCAAGTCAAAACTCTCCTACACCGGATACATTTTTGTACCAGTGTGAAGCTGTTATTAGAGGATTAGACCTCAGGCTAAAGAAAATTCTCCAATGCCTGCAATAA